The following is a genomic window from Mya arenaria isolate MELC-2E11 chromosome 4, ASM2691426v1.
cgaatttgcgcatactttgacgctcttgaaaccagtcaaaaactatcatcccgcacaccccgaggggtgcatcttgaagggtttagcgtcccctacacggggaaattggtcccagcctggtcaggtgtagggatgctgagatatctacgagattgccaaccccattttacggcattttatgctgcattttagcgtatacaataactttataggcgaaatttttattttaagtaacagtgaccttgaccttgactctagggacccgaaaggcaatccatgaaaggtatccataaactcttccttaataccaagttgggtcaagatatgtctaccctaactaaagttattcagtttcaactgtttttctatttttagtaacaatgaccttgacgtTGACTCTAGGGACCCTAAACGAAAGGTATCcctaaactcttcctatagactaagtttggtcaagttatgtcaacccttactgaaattattcagtttcataggtgagtttgacgccgcccagccgcccgaacaacgacgttcgtcattctaataaccaggtttcactatgtgaaaacctggtttaaaactgtttatgcTTCgtaaggcatataataaatttataatattcatgATTTCTCAAGGGTTTTTTTTAACGCAAATTTCAATCGAAagatattaacttaaaatattgagaaaattTACTGCTGTTACAATGTGAAGAAcctaatatcaaatttaaactcaGAAAAGCATTATTCACTGACAGAATACTCATTatctttaatgttatttttaaaaccaatctCCTTTAAGTCGCCAAGAAATTTCACCACAGTGCCTGATCAGACATAATAATGTGATTTTAAAGCATTCTTAGAAAATAATCAGCTCTAAATCTTTCAAGGAATTTATTCCATACACCATTTTCTCCTTAACAGTTTTTGAAGACATCTCTAAAATCCTCCGTTCtcattgaattatataaagaaaaaaaatgataaagtcaacaaatgttttatattttaatattgactaGCCATTTTTggaacaacaacatttatatcattatcacaaactaaaatttcaaagaaaagaaTATTCAAAATGACAAACATATGACAACATGAGAACTttagaattcaaaataaatatatataacagacattacatttttcattgatgaCTATAATTCCCGACGTAATTGACATGACCCTGAATAGAATACTAATCAGAGTTCAAAAAAAGTCTGCAAGTGAATAtagtttttggactagggcacttgtgccATAGTTCGTAGTAGTCACACCATCAAATTGCATCAACAGGGCGAATAcaggggttcactgacgtaatgaaTCCCTAAGCTCTATTTTGATTGGATGTCTGTCAGCAAATTTTAACATACcgaagagttccgaatgctAAATTGAATAATCATAGTAGTACCAGGTCTGAGCACTATCAATGTTCTGGTATATGCTCAGATTGGTAGTAGAACACTTGAATAGTTAAAACTGTGTTATTTGATATCGTAAACATTGTATTACCGTAGTTGCACACATACACACTGCCAACTGATCTGAGTGCACTGGTAATGGACATTGTGTATTTGTTCCACCTTGTCATTGATTGGACTGGATGCATAAGTAACCAGATTATGTGTGAAGTGGGTTTCAATACTGTAGATTTCGGAGATGAAATTAAGGACCGCTTATAACACACACATGTAATTGATCAATCTGTGATTTAGTAAATGATAGCATAATTGCAGACAAAATTGTTGgattattaatcattttctgCTTTGCTCTTAAAAATGCTTGATGAACTCTGGAGTATAACAAATACATTCGAAACTCCTCGgcaattttccatcgaaaacaacctcagatctATATGGATGGCTTACATGTCAgttatctttacatttaactaaaCTTCAAGCAGATCGcatagttatttcaatttagcagttaaacttaatgacttgaATCTTGAAAATCTGTatgatttatgcaataatacacttcactggcaatcattttaaacttagatatacaaaatacGGGTTAAAACAGTATTGTTAATGAATACTTTTACTTGCAATTTTACGAGCTACTTCTACTGATGAaccagcatacatccgaggttgtttttgatgaagAGTTCAGAATGTAATAAAACGATGtcaaaatgaatgaatgtcCAGTACAATGATGGTAGTCTACACACAAGGTCCGGGAACAGGCAAAAGGCCAACTTAAGAACCTTTCTTGTGATTGatgcagtgttctcaataacAACCGGCTGTAGGCCAAAAAGTGGCAATAGGGCCgcttcaaatttggaaaactaaattgATAatcagtagaataagtagaagctggtcgtttactttactatttgagacggttcaaccgaaacttattgagaaccctgttgatgaatgcattaaaatgaagcTGAGGCCTATTTATGGTAATGACATTTAATATcatcataattataacattgattttgtgGGAGTGTTTTGTCATTTTACGAATAAGAACTAAAACCAGTCACAAAAATATGCTTGTGCATAACATAGCTAAATTCTGACACTGCTTTTATACCATCTGACTAGTAAATCTCTCGATTGTTTTAACAGcaagaaatatttcaatcatAGTGATGCGGTGTCATGTCAATTATGATGAAAATCAGATaaatatgaaacttaaataaagcATTCTGTTTTATAAATCTTGTCCAATGTTTGGAAAATCATCCTCTTAAATAAACTTAATCTTCCGCAAATAAatgaactttaaaaacaaacattaaaaatcaaCTTCTATAACCGTTAAATCACAACACACCATTTAGAAATTAAACTCAATTTTATCTAAAAGATactaaatttaacaattttacaaatttaaaaaaaaacatttttttctcacaaTATATAGATTTtacctcaaaatatatcatcaaagTAACTATATATACGATTTTCTATAAAACTGTACAAAAACActttacaatacaaaataaaatgtcagcCAAGTTCTTATTTTCTAATTTCACTAAGTAATTAGATACATATATGTCAATCCATCTAAATGAAACTCTAGCATATTATGGTAATGAACATGTAAAGTGAGTTTGACATGGTGGAATActgaattaattttaaaacataaactggCGTGGCTCacaatattttactttatacTTAAAAAGCCAACAAAATTTCGCACTAAGGATCAGATGGCGATTTGATTTTACTGAACAATTTTTCACGATTGtctgatttttttccaaaccgGATCTCATAgttaaatttcataaattttttacaatacacaagcttaaaattcaaaatatttcacagtgTCAGTGTATAACactatttattattcaaaacaatattttcaccCTTCAGcatctggggtggtattcaatatgcgacTTAAGTcgatcttatggtcatacatcactGACTTCATTTACTCTATTGGTCAGATAATTATAACAAGTAAttcgattagctacatcgttcttagatccaattaagaccaatattgaataccagcctaGAACAGAAATAGCCGACATAAAGCAGATACACCATTGCTCAACCATATGACTTCTAGCCAAataagtcaaaatatttttatttgcaattaaaatgGATTCATTCACATTTTATACATTCAGACATTGAgaagatcaataattttcattttgtgtgACATTAGAACAAAAtgcttttttcaataaaaaaacaacttttagtTCAAATTTGAGCCTTagttctaaaaataatttcaaaaggtGACAGAAAAATGCTCTACTTTGTCGAAAAGCATAAGCTACTTTTTTTAGGCATGAATGATGAAATGAATTTCTGCTTGTATCTGAttggtgatttttttgtttaactcaATTTACACTTGTGAGAAATTCTAAGACAAAGATACCCTCTCTAAATCTTCCTCTATATGACTATCACAATTTCTATTATCAATTAGGCCATAAATCTTTGTTATTTACCTCATAGGTAACTACACTAAATAAGAAAATTCTGGCAAAAAATACAATACTGTTAAAACATTGCActtcattttgcaaaaatatgcaaaaaatatttttttgtcatggcAACCCGGATGATTCCTGGGTTTTTTGTACACTTGCACAATTTCATACTAAAAGTTTCTTATTTTCTActatttttacagttttaagtTTCAGTGAAGTATtctctttattaaaaaaaatgttaacaaaattccaaaaagtctctaaacaaaaaaagaacagtTTGAATACCATGCCAAAAGAAACCATAAATTTACAGTACTCAGTGGCAACATATTTGCCGTTCTGTATAATTATAGAGCCATAATTCCACATGGGAGATTCTAATTACTACTTTGTCCTAACAAAGATTTAGTAATATTCAGTACTGCATGTGGCAGGATTATGTAATGCATTTATCGGCATTTTATTCAGCAAGTAGCTAGATTTAATACTACAAATTGCGGCATTTCATATTGCATAAAGCATGCAGGATTGATAAGTACTGCAAATAGCCGGAATGAGTACTTCATATAGACATTGAAGCAGCATCTAGTACTGCAAATAGACATTGTAGCAGCATTTTGTCTGCAAACAGCATTTAGTCTGCAAATAGCAGGATTTAATGCTGTCGGTAGCGAGACTGAGAATCCCGGTGATAGTTTCCGGACGATGAAGAATTATGTCGAGGAGGGTTAGTAACTGAACCGTAACCTGGGaaacaaacagaacaaaaaaGCAAGGGTAAGTATGGTGCATAGATGGCTATATGTCATACTCTACTGCTGATCAAGCCCCCGAGTGTGCCGATATTATCCCCAAAGTAAATGCCTGATATAACCCTTACTAATAAACTGACCCCAAAATAAGTCATAATGAATCATacttacatttaaatatcattgaaaattattacatttcatATAATTTGTAATATAGACAAAACAAAGGTGATGTATAATAATAAAGAGCTttttacagagttattgccctttgttatattttcttgtcCCGAGCtatctatttttaataatggAAGTTCAGGCACACACAGGGTCAAGAAGGGAAGGTAAAAGGTGAGGAAGGATAAATTGGCAGCAAATTTTTTACACAAGCACTAAAGTCAAAACAGCAGCATGTTTCAATAGGATTTGTGTAAGACTTAAGTTAAAATGGTGGCAAATTTTCACTAGCGTAAGCGTTACCCCTTTCACAATAGGCAGCAAGTCTTTACATTATTATGTGTTACACAAAGGTCAAAATGGAAGACAGTTTTGACACCTGGTCTAAGATGTTTAAGATTGAGTTAAAATGGAAGCAAGTTTTTACACTAGCAAATGTTTTACATTGAGATAAAGAGTAGATTTTACACTAGCACATGTTTGACATAGAGTTGAATAACAGTTTTACACTAACACATAATATATGTTCTTTATTGAGTTAAAATGGCAGTTTTACACTAGCATGTATTTAACATTGAGTTAAAATGGCAGTTTTATATAGCATGTGTTTAACATTGAGTTAAAATGGCAGTTTTATATAGCATGTGTTTAACATTGAGTTAAAATGGCAGTTTTATGTAGCATGTGTTTAACATTGAGTTAAAATGGCAGTTTTATATAGCATGTGTTTAACATTGAGTAAAAATGGCAGTTTTATATAGCATGAGTTTAACATTGAGTTAAAATGGCAGTTTTATATAGCATGTGTTTAACATTGAGTTAAAATGGCAGTTTTTACACTAACATGTGTTTAACATTGAGTTAAAATGGCAGTTTTTACACTAGCATGTGTTTAACATTGAGTTAAAATGGCAGTTTTTACACTAGCATGTGTTTAACATTGAGTTAAAATGGAAGTTTTTACACTAACACTTGTTTTACATTGAGTTAAAATGGCAGTCCTTACActttcaattttttatattgAGTTAAATGGCAGTTATACActaacacattttttattttgagttaAATGGCAGTAAATTACACTTACATCAGTTTTAAACCGAATCAAAATGAAACGAAAACTTTCACTACCCTGGTAATTTTATttacactttaaaaataaagcaCATGATTTAAGATTAACAATTAGATTAGTATCTATATTTCACACTATTATTTGAATTGTGATAAAAGTCTAAATGACAGCATGGTTTTCAAACTTATCAAAATGGTTGAGAGGTTTTACACAAATGGTCACATTTTCAGGATAGAGGCTAGCATGATGGCTACATGTCCGTAGGATTACTCTCAAACGGGTATAAACAAGCAGTGAACTGCCGTTAAGTCATTGTAGATCGCAAAAGGACTTGttagtttttttctgaaaatttgttatattgaaagaaaagGTAGTACGGTTTAAAGGTTTAGTGCCAGAAAAAGGCATATACTTTAactttagaatacaacctacattttcagccattgAGATTACAGATAGTCAACCATTAAGTAGTAGaattaatcattaagaatttaaactTTCGCGCATGTATAAAGATCCACCTACTGCCAAACATCCGATACACACtacctgcgtcagattttgtgtTGACAATGGATaagccaatgagattgtattctaagtcagttagttgacatgaagtaaattattaatgattaagaaggactcttttgctacgctcactccgaCCATTCTTAATCAATAAGAATTCACtacatgtcatctaactattacataatataaatattaattaagtcGCAGGGTTCCAGTAAAATGGCATAAACCATGAAAGATTATAGTTTTCTTCAATGTTTTTACTTGATTTtctgtttaaagaaaatgaaataccgGTACCTGTCATAGGCTGCGTACAATATTtctatattggtgttattataatttataatctaCATGCAACCCTGTCCGATAGTTGAAAAAATACGGTGCTCATTTGATTTCAGagattttttattcatcaatctaatttatattttcttatactTGAAAATGAATCGAAAAGAAACATGACACAATTATGCGAGACATTTtccaatttacaaaatatgaccTCTTCTTTTACCTTCCCTGACTTGTGCGCTAAATATCTGATAAAGCTAACCTTTTAAGAAATACCATCACCATAACAAGGcattttctttcttaaatattaCTGTAGAGATAGGTAGTTAAACAGCATTCAAACCAGAAAATCTATACAAACAACTGTACATGTAACACATACTGTAAGCCCAATTACCAAATATATGACAAATCTCTAGGAAAAAATCAAGCCACTTTTAGAAAGGTTAACATTACTATTATTAAAGAAGGACTAACCTCCTGTAGTTTCCTCAGGCTCGTCGTGAAATTCTTCCCGACTGCTTTCTGACGCAATGTGCTGTGATTGTCCATAACGGTCACTAGAACACCGTTCAGTGCCATAACGATCTCCACTTTGTTGTCGGTCAGAATTATAACGGTCATTGCTGTACCGGTCAGCACTATATTGCTTATCTCCACTGTGGGGGTCGTTTCCACGCTGTCTGTCAAAGGAATGGCGGTCAGTAGTGTATCGGTCACTACTTACACTGGTCTTGCTCTCTCTTGTTTGACCACCAGAATAAATGTGGCCACTTTGGCTACTGGCCAAACTACCAGCATCACTCTCACCTGTAACATAAAGAATCTTCCTCACAAAACTAATCAATGACAAGAGAGCCTTTAAGTAAACACCCACGCTCGTctgttatttcaattgaaaaaggggtataactcaacaataattaaagccagagttagtGTTTGTACTGGGTATCTAACAATACCTTGATTTTGTAACGCAATTTTATAATTACCCGAGCCTTTGCGTCCTTTCCGTCGACCAATACTGACGTCATCGTCCGAGCTGCTCTCGGAGTCATGTTCGCTGCTCTCCCCATAGCTTGTACCTGCCCACAGGAACGTTATATAATCAagatcatttacaaaatatgtcatttatgtTAGGTTTATTACTTTCGTAATGTTATGTTTTCTGATCTCATTTTAATTTTACCCAATGTGTAGCTTTAGGGTTTTAGCAAGGATTtaaaaagggacagggtgctgcagaaaagggacagggtgctgcagaaaagggacagggtgctgcagaaaagggacagggtgctgcagaaaagggacagggtgcagcacacTTCTATACCCTTTAGCTAAATCCCTTAAGCTGCCCAACCCAAATCAATAAAATTGACAATCATACTGATTGTGAGTGGGCAATATTGTAGACTTGAgcaatatattaacaaaattgaGGACAATACATACCCAAAAATACTTCAATCAAACCCCAGCTTGAATTCCCCATTGACTTTAACTAGATGTAGAGGACCAATTTATGTATACTGAAGGTAAAGTATTCACGCTTGGCTTGAATTTTGCGAGGTTGAGGTATTTTTATTGGTTGCTGGGAGTTCAAGTCAACAAGGCTCGACTGTATATTACAATGAAGTCTTGAGCGTTTACTAACTACATTACAAAACAGTCTGATAAGCCCAGCCTACTGTCATTGCCCCTGTCCCTTCTCCAGCTGTTGAAGGTTTGTACACCTTCTCCATGGGCCCTAGCTGATCCCTGATATTTTGACTTGCCCATAGGcccagtttaaaacataacaatacaatatgATAAGCCCCGCCTACCTTGACTGCACCGACCCCTACTCCAGTTGTTGTAGTTCTGTACAGCCCAACTTTGAGCCCTTGGTAATCCCCAATATTCCGGCTTGCCCATAACcccagtttaaaatataacaatacaatatgaTAAGCCCCGCCTACCTTGACTGTCCCGACCCCTACTCCAGTTGTTGTAGGTCTGTGCAGCCCAACTTTGAGCCCTTGGTAATCCCCAATATTCCGGCTTGCCCATAACccaagtttaaaatataacaatacaatatgaTAAGCCCCGCCTACCTTGACTGCCCCGACCCCTACTCCAGTTGTTGTAGGTCTGTACAGCTCCAGTTTGAGCCCTAGGTGTTCCCCGGTATTCTGGCTTGCTCTTTACCCCCAGCTTACTGCTTTCAGATTTCTTCTCTGGTATGACATATTTTGGCAGGCCTTTAAAAAACCATGCACCCGATCGCTTCCATACCTGCAAAATTATTGTACCATCACGgttagtgatgaaacgattatggAGTATAATCGATTAATCGTcactgacaatgctatgtcggcgacaatcaatagtggttgtccaaaatcgatgtcacTAATGTTACTTCAGGTAac
Proteins encoded in this region:
- the LOC128230366 gene encoding rab effector Noc2-like, which translates into the protein MGEISTENGMDRWTCPNDRQLALRAKLGAGWSVHTNKFSSFQKAQHLSAEEQEQIMNVIQKADYLESVEQERIGRLVEKLDNMKKNAMGNGTTQCVLCGDEFGLLGASPTYCDDCRKAVCTKCGVDTLNCNRQPLWLCKICSENREVWKRSGAWFFKGLPKYVIPEKKSESSKLGVKSKPEYRGTPRAQTGAVQTYNNWSRGRGSQGTSYGESSEHDSESSSDDDVSIGRRKGRKGSGESDAGSLASSQSGHIYSGGQTRESKTSVSSDRYTTDRHSFDRQRGNDPHSGDKQYSADRYSNDRYNSDRQQSGDRYGTERCSSDRYGQSQHIASESSREEFHDEPEETTGGYGSVTNPPRHNSSSSGNYHRDSQSRYRQH